From the genome of Sphingobacterium kitahiroshimense, one region includes:
- a CDS encoding family 20 glycosylhydrolase — MNLKLKYLSILLLSISFFSISSAQENLIPLPINMELGEGMLDLKKGIVVNENNTALTNEYQLANTILADWKIGTKKAGHNNSLPLLTLELLSGLSENKEAYHLKIDEKGIHIKAHNNAGIYYGLQTLRQFSIQQKKLSFCEINDKPAFSWRSFLVDVGRNYQPLAMLKEQVDIMARYKLNILHFHFTEDIAWRLASKKYPDLTDPSYITRGKGEHYTEKEFKELINYCKLRHILLLPEIDMPGHSDAFKRYFGVGMQTDSGMVYIKELLKEFSETYTDLPYLHIGGDEVKISNKNFIPEITQYVEELGYKTIGWDPGSNLMPQTIRQLWMGGPKKILEQGDHVFIDSKHLYINHMDPLETVTTLFHRKIGEQDKEHKNLIGATLCSWPDRVVAEPQDMFVQNAIYPALVTFAERSWRGGGIAGWTCNIVQESLPAYQEFKAFETRLLHHKNSYFTDKPFPYVKQIGLKWELIGPFLNEGNLAKTFPIESKPFAPDITVTKTIAGGTVILRHWWADIIPGALNNPQENTTWYARTKIWSEKSEHKLFWIGFNNLSRSYASNTPQLHTWDDLGSQVWVNNKTIEPPIWKHAGAKGDLETPLVDEGYTYRAPTKILLKRGWNEILIKLPISDFKGTDWQNPVKWMFTFIQSN; from the coding sequence ATGAATCTTAAACTCAAATACCTTAGCATTTTACTTCTTAGCATCAGTTTTTTTTCAATTTCGTCTGCACAAGAAAACTTAATTCCATTACCGATCAACATGGAATTGGGGGAAGGTATGCTTGATCTGAAGAAGGGGATTGTTGTAAATGAAAATAATACAGCACTAACGAATGAATATCAACTGGCCAACACCATTCTTGCAGATTGGAAAATAGGAACTAAAAAAGCTGGTCATAACAACAGTCTGCCGCTCCTAACACTTGAGCTATTAAGTGGTTTATCCGAAAATAAGGAAGCTTATCATTTGAAAATTGATGAGAAAGGAATCCACATAAAAGCACACAATAATGCAGGCATTTATTACGGACTACAAACATTAAGACAATTTTCAATTCAACAGAAAAAGCTTTCATTTTGTGAGATCAATGACAAACCGGCATTCTCATGGCGGTCCTTTCTAGTTGATGTCGGACGTAATTATCAACCTCTTGCTATGCTAAAAGAGCAGGTTGATATCATGGCACGTTATAAATTAAATATTTTACACTTTCATTTTACAGAAGATATCGCTTGGCGTTTAGCCAGCAAAAAATACCCGGATCTTACCGATCCATCTTACATTACCAGAGGTAAAGGTGAACATTATACAGAAAAAGAGTTTAAAGAACTAATAAATTATTGCAAACTACGCCATATTTTGCTTTTACCTGAAATTGATATGCCAGGACACAGTGATGCTTTCAAAAGATATTTTGGAGTAGGCATGCAAACGGACTCTGGTATGGTATATATTAAGGAGCTTTTAAAAGAATTCTCAGAAACCTATACCGATCTCCCCTATCTGCACATTGGAGGTGATGAAGTAAAAATCAGCAACAAAAACTTCATTCCTGAAATCACACAATACGTTGAAGAATTAGGTTATAAAACAATTGGCTGGGATCCAGGCAGTAACCTTATGCCACAGACCATTCGACAACTGTGGATGGGTGGCCCCAAAAAAATTCTAGAACAAGGGGACCATGTATTTATCGATTCCAAACATCTCTATATAAATCATATGGATCCTTTGGAAACTGTAACGACCTTATTTCATAGAAAAATTGGCGAACAAGATAAGGAACATAAAAATCTGATCGGAGCAACCTTGTGTTCATGGCCAGATCGTGTAGTAGCCGAACCTCAGGATATGTTTGTCCAAAACGCCATATATCCCGCTCTTGTCACATTTGCAGAACGCAGTTGGCGAGGTGGTGGTATAGCTGGCTGGACATGTAATATTGTGCAAGAAAGTCTTCCTGCTTATCAGGAATTTAAAGCATTTGAAACTAGGCTGCTCCATCATAAAAACAGCTATTTTACTGATAAACCATTTCCCTATGTCAAACAAATAGGATTAAAATGGGAACTGATCGGACCCTTTCTAAATGAGGGCAATCTTGCAAAAACATTTCCAATAGAATCGAAACCATTTGCACCTGATATAACAGTTACAAAAACAATAGCGGGAGGTACCGTGATCCTGAGACATTGGTGGGCAGACATCATACCTGGTGCCCTTAATAATCCACAAGAGAACACAACTTGGTACGCACGTACCAAGATATGGAGTGAAAAAAGCGAGCACAAATTATTCTGGATCGGATTCAACAATCTATCCCGATCGTATGCAAGCAATACACCCCAATTACACACTTGGGATGATCTTGGAAGCCAAGTCTGGGTCAATAATAAAACGATCGAACCGCCTATTTGGAAGCATGCCGGTGCAAAAGGAGATTTAGAGACTCCTCTAGTAGATGAAGGTTACACCTATAGAGCGCCAACAAAGATTTTATTGAAAAGAGGTTGGAATGAAATTTTAATCAAATTACCGATCAGCGATTTTAAAGGAACCGATTGGCAAAATCCAGTAAAATGGATGTTTACATTTATACAGAGTAATTAA
- a CDS encoding pirin family protein, with protein sequence MHKSEKRGHVDFGWLKSAHSFSFGNYFDQDKVNFGALRVLNDDFVEAGNGFGRHPHDNMEIVSIPLAGVLAHQDSMGTSRDIQTGDVQIMSAGTGVAHSEFNGSKVDPVKFLQIWVIPSERQLTPSYDQKSYLDLDRKNKFATIVSPNTADAQAVFINQDAYFNLADIEVDTTVNYQLHSEANGVYVFVLEGAIEIAGEKLNRRDAVGIWEINEIDMLATADAQVLLIEVPMF encoded by the coding sequence ATGCATAAATCAGAAAAACGTGGTCATGTTGACTTTGGATGGTTGAAAAGTGCCCACTCTTTTAGTTTCGGAAATTATTTCGATCAGGATAAGGTTAATTTCGGAGCATTACGTGTTTTGAATGATGATTTTGTTGAAGCAGGAAATGGTTTTGGACGTCATCCCCATGATAATATGGAGATCGTCAGTATCCCGTTAGCGGGTGTTTTGGCTCATCAAGACAGCATGGGAACCAGTCGTGATATCCAAACTGGTGATGTGCAAATTATGTCCGCAGGAACTGGCGTTGCGCATTCTGAATTTAATGGTAGTAAAGTAGATCCGGTTAAATTTCTTCAAATTTGGGTTATCCCGAGTGAAAGACAGTTGACTCCAAGTTATGATCAGAAGTCATATTTGGATTTAGATCGAAAAAATAAGTTTGCGACGATCGTTTCTCCCAATACAGCAGATGCCCAAGCGGTCTTTATTAATCAAGATGCTTATTTCAATTTAGCAGATATCGAGGTGGATACTACCGTTAATTATCAATTGCATAGTGAAGCAAATGGTGTTTACGTATTTGTTTTAGAGGGGGCCATCGAAATAGCTGGAGAGAAGTTAAATCGCAGAGATGCGGTTGGAATTTGGGAAATAAACGAAATCGATATGCTTGCTACAGCGGATGCTCAAGTTTTATTGATTGAAGTACCCATGTTTTAA
- the purD gene encoding phosphoribosylamine--glycine ligase, producing MNILIIGSGGRESAFAYKLSQSKRLQNLFIAPGNAGTGAYGKNVALKVTDFDGIASFVLENDVNMVLVGPEEPLVKGIHDYFLNRADLKHIPVIGPQQEGAQLEGSKDFSKQFMDRHGIPTAASRSFDKTNLEEGLAYLETQKLPIVLKADGLAAGKGVLICETLEDAKLELKAMIADSKFGAASDVVVVEEFLKGIELSVFVLTDGNSYKVLPSAKDYKRIGEGDTGLNTGGMGSISPVPFADEAFISKVEERIIKPTVEGLKKDNIPYKGFIFIGLMNVDGEPLVIEYNVRMGDPETESVLPRIESDLIDLLEGVAQGNLETRSYTVTPKTAVTVMLVAGGYPGNYESGKVISNIENVKESIVFHAGTSMQDGNVVTAGGRVIAVTTLQDTLFDALQQATADAGRIYFDGKYFRRDIGFDLI from the coding sequence ATGAATATCCTAATCATTGGTTCTGGCGGTCGTGAATCAGCCTTCGCCTACAAACTTTCGCAAAGTAAGCGTCTTCAAAATTTGTTTATTGCTCCTGGAAATGCAGGTACAGGTGCGTATGGTAAAAATGTAGCATTAAAAGTGACTGACTTTGACGGTATCGCAAGTTTTGTTCTTGAAAATGATGTTAACATGGTTTTGGTAGGCCCTGAGGAGCCTCTAGTAAAAGGTATTCATGATTATTTCTTGAACCGTGCCGATTTAAAGCATATACCTGTTATCGGTCCACAGCAAGAAGGTGCGCAACTAGAAGGATCGAAAGATTTTTCTAAGCAATTTATGGACCGTCATGGTATTCCTACTGCCGCTTCACGTTCTTTTGATAAAACAAATTTGGAGGAAGGTCTTGCATATCTGGAAACTCAAAAGTTACCAATTGTATTGAAAGCAGATGGTTTAGCTGCTGGAAAAGGGGTACTGATCTGTGAAACATTGGAAGATGCCAAGTTGGAACTGAAGGCGATGATCGCTGATTCTAAATTTGGTGCAGCGAGTGATGTTGTTGTTGTAGAAGAGTTTTTGAAAGGTATTGAATTGTCTGTTTTTGTTTTAACAGATGGTAACTCGTACAAAGTATTGCCTTCAGCTAAAGATTATAAGCGTATTGGAGAAGGGGATACAGGCTTAAATACAGGGGGAATGGGATCAATATCTCCAGTTCCTTTTGCTGATGAGGCTTTTATAAGTAAGGTTGAGGAGCGTATTATCAAGCCAACTGTTGAAGGATTAAAGAAAGATAATATTCCATATAAAGGATTTATTTTCATTGGCTTGATGAATGTTGACGGCGAACCATTAGTGATCGAATATAATGTGCGTATGGGTGATCCGGAAACAGAATCTGTTTTGCCACGTATTGAGTCCGATTTAATTGACTTATTAGAAGGTGTTGCTCAAGGTAATCTAGAAACACGCTCTTATACTGTTACTCCAAAAACGGCAGTAACTGTTATGCTGGTTGCTGGAGGATATCCTGGAAACTATGAGTCTGGTAAGGTGATTTCAAATATTGAAAATGTAAAAGAGTCGATTGTATTTCACGCAGGTACCAGCATGCAAGACGGTAATGTTGTGACTGCAGGAGGTCGTGTTATCGCAGTAACGACATTGCAAGATACGTTGTTTGATGCTTTGCAACAGGCAACTGCTGATGCTGGAAGAATCTATTTCGATGGTAAATATTTCCGTAGAGACATCGGTTTTGATTTGATTTAA
- a CDS encoding AGE family epimerase/isomerase, protein MYTLTQLEELEKFYKTQLLEDTVPFWFPKSFDHEDGGFLLMRDQDGSLIDDDKAVWIQGRATWLLATLYNTVEPKQEWLDGAKLGYDFIRKHCFDTDGQMFFHVTKNGEAIRKRRYYFSETFAVIAFAAYAKASGSQEAAEQARAIFGKCIQYASGEIKLAPKFTDTRPSKGIGTPMIMINTAQQLRDTIGDPRCDEAISTWIKEIETNFVKHDLKVVMEQVSPKGEIIDHIDGRTLNPGHAIEGAWFILHEAQYRNNDPKLIELGCQMLDYMWERGWDKEFGGILYFRDLYNKPVQEYWQDMKFWWPQNETIIATLLAYLLTGNEKYADMHQKIHHYGYEKFHDQKHGEWFGYLHRDGSIAQTAKGNLFKGPFHLPRQEWYCWTILKNFLKDKNES, encoded by the coding sequence ATGTATACTTTAACACAACTCGAAGAACTCGAAAAATTTTATAAAACACAGCTTCTAGAAGATACTGTTCCATTTTGGTTTCCAAAATCATTTGACCATGAAGACGGTGGATTTTTACTCATGCGCGATCAGGACGGAAGTTTAATTGATGATGACAAAGCAGTTTGGATTCAGGGACGAGCAACCTGGTTACTGGCAACACTCTACAACACAGTAGAACCCAAACAAGAATGGCTAGATGGGGCTAAGTTAGGCTATGATTTTATCCGAAAACATTGCTTTGATACTGACGGTCAAATGTTTTTCCATGTCACTAAAAATGGTGAAGCGATCCGTAAAAGAAGATATTATTTTTCAGAGACTTTTGCCGTTATTGCCTTTGCTGCCTATGCAAAGGCCTCAGGCAGTCAAGAAGCTGCGGAACAAGCTCGTGCTATTTTTGGGAAATGCATCCAATATGCTTCCGGAGAAATCAAATTAGCTCCTAAGTTTACAGACACAAGGCCTTCAAAAGGTATCGGAACGCCGATGATCATGATCAATACGGCACAGCAACTACGTGACACAATCGGTGACCCTCGCTGTGATGAAGCCATTTCCACTTGGATCAAAGAAATTGAAACCAATTTCGTAAAGCACGACCTCAAGGTGGTCATGGAGCAAGTGTCACCGAAAGGAGAAATCATCGATCATATAGATGGCAGAACCTTAAATCCCGGCCATGCCATAGAAGGAGCTTGGTTTATTCTGCATGAAGCGCAATACCGCAACAACGATCCAAAGCTCATCGAGTTAGGCTGTCAGATGCTCGACTATATGTGGGAAAGGGGTTGGGATAAAGAATTTGGTGGTATTTTATATTTTAGAGATTTATACAATAAACCTGTACAAGAATATTGGCAGGACATGAAATTCTGGTGGCCTCAAAACGAAACTATCATTGCCACGCTGCTCGCGTATTTATTGACAGGAAACGAAAAGTATGCCGACATGCATCAAAAAATACATCACTACGGCTATGAAAAATTTCACGATCAGAAGCATGGCGAATGGTTTGGATATCTCCATCGGGATGGTTCAATTGCACAGACTGCGAAAGGAAATCTATTCAAAGGACCATTCCACCTTCCACGTCAGGAATGGTATTGTTGGACAATCCTTAAAAACTTCTTAAAAGATAAAAATGAATCTTAA
- a CDS encoding GDSL-type esterase/lipase family protein: protein MLRWTKKIILITSITVYSSIALYAQKRVACIGDSITKGLGLKKENKTYPQQLQELLGSNFIVQNFGFSGATLLSKGHKPYVETQEYKQALAFHPDIAIIALGVNDTDPRNWPNYGDEFEQDYSTLISNLRKSNPDVSIYICTLTPIFSGHTRFLSGTRDWHQAITALIPKIAKNNQVKLININEQLKSRIDLFEDNIHPNVEGATIIAKQVNQAIQGSVQPLSVKANFGDHMVLQRNRENPILGKASCNTKIALRFDHKTYQTQSDKNGDWSILLPKRSAGGPYDIQIQTEHEELKINDILFGDVYLASGQSNMAFELKNARGGDSLIQMNAPKVRLFKNNNFVKTNPTSWDLNTLEKINKLEFFSGNWTLPTQENKANFSAIAYAFALHVSSRTNIPIGIVELDVPGSNTESWIDRTTLEQNNLLASYIHSWRKSDFIQDFCRNRSDQNLALSSAKYQRHPYEPAYNFEAGMSHWLRTQFTAVLWYQGESNAHNIELHELLFKTLVSSWRQNFKQDLPFYYVQLSSIERPSWPRFRDSQRKLNTELENTYMAVSSDVGDLSDVHPKNKIIIGNRLANLALAHEYKFKINADYPTFDHYTIKNNMIKVYFRNCKSLKTNNNQPLQGFTLIDEKGYTLQPGKISIQKNCVSIDLPSDKIITEIRYAYSPYSTANLQNEAEVPASTCSFKID from the coding sequence ATGCTTCGCTGGACTAAAAAAATAATTTTAATCACATCTATTACGGTGTATTCCTCCATCGCATTGTATGCTCAGAAAAGAGTGGCATGCATTGGCGATTCAATCACCAAAGGATTAGGTTTAAAAAAGGAGAATAAAACATATCCCCAACAACTTCAAGAGTTATTAGGATCAAATTTTATCGTCCAAAATTTCGGATTTAGTGGTGCCACATTATTGAGCAAGGGACATAAGCCCTATGTCGAAACCCAGGAATATAAACAAGCACTGGCATTTCATCCTGACATTGCGATTATAGCATTGGGCGTAAATGACACTGATCCTCGAAATTGGCCCAACTATGGCGATGAATTTGAACAGGATTACAGTACACTTATCAGTAATCTGAGAAAATCAAATCCCGATGTCTCCATATATATTTGTACCCTTACCCCTATTTTCAGCGGTCATACACGTTTCTTGTCCGGTACAAGGGATTGGCATCAAGCCATCACTGCGTTGATACCAAAAATTGCCAAAAATAATCAAGTTAAACTGATCAACATCAATGAACAATTAAAGAGCAGAATCGATTTATTCGAAGATAACATACATCCAAATGTTGAGGGAGCGACCATAATTGCCAAACAGGTAAACCAAGCGATACAGGGAAGCGTGCAACCTCTCTCCGTTAAGGCTAACTTTGGAGATCATATGGTCTTACAACGAAACCGAGAAAACCCTATTTTAGGAAAAGCATCATGCAATACAAAAATAGCGTTAAGATTCGATCACAAAACCTATCAAACTCAGTCCGACAAAAATGGTGATTGGTCAATTCTTCTTCCCAAAAGAAGTGCCGGAGGTCCATATGATATTCAGATCCAAACGGAACACGAAGAGTTAAAAATTAACGACATACTTTTTGGCGATGTATATCTAGCATCTGGACAGTCCAATATGGCATTTGAGCTAAAAAATGCACGCGGAGGAGACAGTTTAATTCAAATGAATGCACCAAAAGTAAGGTTGTTTAAAAATAACAATTTCGTCAAGACCAATCCGACATCCTGGGACTTAAATACACTTGAAAAGATTAATAAATTAGAGTTTTTCAGTGGAAACTGGACTTTACCAACACAAGAAAATAAGGCAAATTTCTCTGCAATAGCTTATGCTTTTGCGCTCCATGTATCTTCTAGAACCAATATTCCAATTGGTATAGTCGAACTGGATGTTCCTGGATCCAATACCGAATCATGGATAGACCGTACAACATTAGAGCAAAATAATCTACTAGCAAGCTACATCCATAGTTGGAGGAAATCCGATTTTATACAGGATTTTTGCCGCAATAGATCTGATCAAAATCTGGCACTGTCCTCCGCAAAATATCAACGTCACCCTTATGAACCCGCCTACAATTTTGAAGCCGGTATGTCGCATTGGTTACGTACGCAATTCACAGCTGTTTTGTGGTATCAAGGAGAAAGCAATGCCCATAACATTGAACTACACGAGCTATTATTTAAAACACTTGTCAGTTCATGGCGCCAAAATTTTAAGCAAGACCTTCCTTTCTATTATGTGCAACTATCAAGTATTGAACGTCCTTCATGGCCGAGATTCAGAGACAGTCAGCGCAAATTGAATACAGAACTTGAAAACACCTATATGGCTGTTTCATCAGATGTAGGTGATCTTTCGGATGTCCATCCTAAAAATAAGATCATTATCGGAAACCGATTGGCGAATCTAGCCCTTGCTCACGAATACAAATTCAAAATCAATGCAGATTATCCAACATTCGACCACTATACCATAAAAAACAATATGATCAAGGTCTACTTTAGAAACTGTAAATCACTTAAAACAAACAATAATCAACCTTTACAGGGATTTACCCTGATCGATGAAAAAGGATATACCTTGCAGCCTGGAAAAATATCAATTCAAAAAAATTGTGTATCGATTGATTTGCCAAGCGATAAAATCATAACTGAAATCCGATACGCATATTCACCCTATAGCACCGCAAATTTGCAAAATGAGGCAGAAGTACCAGCTTCAACATGCAGTTTTAAAATTGACTAA
- a CDS encoding aspartate/glutamate racemase family protein — MIGIVGGVGPLGGLDLYKKIIEETIALSDQEHLPVMLYSFPNLIGDRSEYLKGHSTVNPAIALAAITRQMESAGVTIVGIPCNTAHADPIYGVYEQELAKTNQKIKILHLVKETISYMKALYPKAKVGILSTTGTRNSGLYRDLLLKEGFEIVEPSEDWQERIHAAIYDKEYGIKAQSTPVTNKVRLELHSAMDELKKGGAEIIVLGCTELPLALPENDHNGMTLIDPNRILARALIYAFSPDKLK; from the coding sequence ATGATAGGTATTGTAGGAGGTGTTGGTCCTTTAGGAGGGCTTGACTTGTATAAGAAAATTATTGAGGAAACTATAGCGCTGTCAGATCAGGAACATTTACCCGTTATGCTTTATTCATTTCCGAACTTAATTGGTGATCGCTCAGAATATTTAAAGGGACATTCAACTGTTAATCCGGCTATAGCTTTAGCAGCAATCACAAGACAGATGGAAAGTGCGGGTGTTACTATTGTTGGTATTCCGTGTAATACTGCTCATGCAGATCCAATTTATGGGGTCTATGAACAGGAATTAGCTAAAACGAACCAAAAGATAAAAATACTGCATCTCGTTAAAGAGACGATTTCTTACATGAAGGCGTTATATCCAAAAGCAAAAGTTGGTATCCTTTCTACCACTGGTACGCGTAACAGCGGGCTTTATCGAGATTTGTTACTGAAAGAAGGTTTCGAAATTGTAGAACCAAGTGAAGATTGGCAAGAGCGGATACATGCTGCTATATATGATAAGGAATATGGAATCAAAGCGCAGTCAACTCCTGTGACCAACAAAGTCCGTCTGGAATTGCATAGTGCCATGGACGAGTTAAAAAAAGGAGGAGCAGAAATTATTGTCTTAGGATGTACTGAACTGCCACTTGCTCTTCCAGAAAATGATCATAATGGCATGACCTTAATTGATCCAAACCGGATATTAGCAAGAGCACTTATTTATGCTTTTTCACCGGATAAATTGAAATAA
- a CDS encoding sialidase family protein produces the protein MQKLFLTLSILLSSTMIQAQETTVFKSGDDGYKSYRIPAIVKDKSNNLIAFSEGRVEHAGDYGNVDIVYKVSSDNGKTWGPLQIAVDQDKLQAGNPAPIVDLLDPQYPKGRIFLFYNTGNNHEGDVRKGNGIRECWYITSTDGGKTWAAPTNITTAVHRPNQPAFNPNYTFKEDWRTYANTPGHALQFDSGKYKGRIYIPANHSEGDPKPAGKDYFAHSYYSDDHGKTFKIGNTISFEGGNETMAAQISETGLYMNTRNQQGNVRNRIVSYSNDGGATWDTTFYDKNLPDPVNQGSTLSWKKGKNYILAVCNAASQKDRDNLTLRISKDQGKTWYFNHVVAKAPVGYKDSYAAYSDIILINNKKIGVLYEKDNYETIVFDTVSIK, from the coding sequence ATGCAAAAATTATTTTTAACGCTTTCTATCCTGCTATCATCGACGATGATCCAAGCACAAGAAACGACTGTTTTTAAATCGGGAGATGACGGTTACAAAAGTTACCGTATTCCAGCGATTGTCAAAGATAAAAGTAACAATCTGATTGCATTCTCCGAAGGCCGTGTTGAACATGCCGGAGACTACGGAAATGTCGATATCGTTTACAAAGTCAGTTCTGACAATGGAAAAACATGGGGACCTCTGCAGATAGCTGTAGACCAAGATAAATTACAGGCGGGCAACCCCGCACCTATTGTTGATCTATTAGATCCACAATATCCAAAAGGACGAATTTTCTTATTCTACAATACAGGAAATAATCACGAAGGAGATGTCAGAAAAGGAAATGGAATTCGCGAATGCTGGTATATCACTTCTACAGATGGAGGAAAAACATGGGCTGCACCGACAAACATTACAACTGCAGTGCATCGTCCAAATCAACCCGCGTTCAATCCTAATTATACTTTTAAAGAGGATTGGAGAACCTACGCCAATACACCTGGTCATGCTTTACAATTTGATTCCGGAAAATATAAAGGCCGTATATACATTCCTGCAAACCATTCAGAAGGAGACCCAAAACCTGCAGGAAAAGATTATTTTGCACATAGTTATTATTCCGACGACCATGGTAAAACTTTCAAAATCGGAAATACAATAAGCTTTGAAGGTGGAAATGAAACGATGGCCGCACAGATCTCCGAAACAGGATTGTATATGAATACTAGAAACCAACAAGGAAATGTACGAAACCGTATTGTTTCTTATTCGAATGATGGTGGAGCAACATGGGATACCACTTTCTATGATAAAAATCTACCAGATCCTGTTAACCAAGGTTCTACCCTATCTTGGAAAAAAGGTAAAAATTATATTCTAGCTGTTTGCAATGCTGCCTCTCAAAAAGATAGAGATAATTTAACATTACGAATCAGTAAAGATCAAGGAAAGACCTGGTATTTTAACCATGTAGTGGCAAAAGCACCTGTGGGCTATAAAGATTCTTATGCCGCCTATTCAGATATTATTCTGATCAACAATAAGAAAATCGGCGTGCTTTATGAAAAGGATAATTACGAAACGATTGTTTTTGACACGGTGTCAATCAAATAG